The following nucleotide sequence is from Cicer arietinum cultivar CDC Frontier isolate Library 1 chromosome 2, Cicar.CDCFrontier_v2.0, whole genome shotgun sequence.
cacagcatgttgttcaaagtttatctacatcgttaacaaagaatctgctctggaaatcattcatatctaacaagtacatggcaaggaacaagtacaaataatccagactcaaaaaggatatttgatcgcaaagatcaaagagtttaaacatggacaaaagtcatgacggcttaagaactccaaaattcaaatgtcaagaaaacttgatcaaactgggtatatgacaagacaagaacaaaagaaatacagaacattcaaaacgggaactccagaatgattattgaagctcaagaacgttcaaactgataaaaccaagaacgttaatcattctccgttttctgcacatcaacagcagccttgcatcctctctgtttcagtctgcaattcgattcaaatcttctccaacctcctctagctacactcaagactcaagacagataatgtaccatccaagatcaatgaagaaatgtcaaagaaaggacagaaatgctttcaatgctaaaacatcaaaagtcaaaaagctgttttcaaagcagcattatttttattctaaaaataatgttttagtcaaaaaaagcatggcctctccaacaattctgcaaaacagaggaaACATTACTTTCTGCAaattcgcgaaacagccactgctgctcattcatatatcagttgcgaaattgtcattagatactctgtaaagaatctattctcaaacaagagttgagcaatatcagattctgtcaaattcaatcatttgtaaaaactcaaactataagagtttctttatagtttgtttaagattgcttcctatcaaggttagataggagttgtgattgctttctgggtggaaagtaattaagaaagaaatagatcaatgttgatttattctaggtgttgtaagattaagaaggttcttcattttaaacacttagtggaaaatctcacagtgtgaggactggacgtaacccacgttgggtgaaccaggataaatctttgtgtggtattctctttcctttctccttctttattatactgcattaatcatttgagataaaatataaactaattttctgctaattaaagaacgttctctgttttataacataaaccaagaacgttctccgttttctgtttcataaccaagatcattcttgagttattttcttaagttttaacaggaatttttaaaaggtgcatttacaattcaaacccccctttcttgtaaatcgacattgttacttcataaGTGATTATGTGAACTCTCCATCGACGGAGAATGAGAACATATTGCTACCATTTCACTTGTTCTTGTCCCTCCTAGTGAAGCATTTCTCCAACGCTTTATGCAACGACATATGCTAGCGTCGTTATTTGTTTCTATTTGGTTTTGTATTTGAAGTAAAAGAATCATATTTTTATAGACTATTTTCATATGTGTAAGTAATTTCACAAAATTGATGGTATTTTGtgaaaaattactttttaaagtcttagtttttgttgattttaaaagcctttaaaaaaatatattttatatgtagaTAGTTTGAATAGAAATGTAAGTTATTATTAGCTTAATGTTCTCAGAAGCATCACGAGCATGTTTAAAATTGCTTAACAATTGATATGCCCTTTCAATTTCTCACAATTTGAGTTTGAAGATGCAAATTTTTGATtatatagtgtttttttttaagtaattagggtaattatgtaaaagtTGGGCTAttggaacaaaaaaaaaaacaatacgAATAAAACAGTTTGATTCAATTTGATACAAAAGCAGTTTGATTCGGTTCAATCCATATTATAACAGTTTCAATTCAATTCGAACAAGCAAAGATAAGTTAAAATTGATTCggtttgatttagattttattaaATCGATTTACTAATTTAAAGAACTAGTTCGGTTTGGTTTTCTCAAACTAAAAATAAGTTCAATTTGATTTACAAATAGTTATAGTTTAAAATTGAACATTGTCCGGTGTTAGGGGTTGTTTTctgtttgttttatttgaaattttaaaaattcaaaatggaTTTCAGTTTTGAGTATTGAATttagttgtaattttttttttttttttttttttttaattttagttatgagattattttcaattttaatttggacataaaaaataattatgaaaagtaaaaataattatttttattttaaaaatgatataattattataatttttttaattattttaaataataattttagtaataGTGATTGAATGTTTGTGGTTGTTGATCAACAACCGTTGGTGGCAATGGCGGTCGGAGGGGTTGTTTAGTAGTGACAAACATGTGGTCGAAGTGGTGATCGACAATAGCCAAGTGGTGGATAGTAGGAGTGGTGGCTAACGGTTGTAAGAATTTTGCATGATTATAGTTAGCCTGATGACTGATAATGGTAGTCGATGATAGTCAAAGTAGTGGTTGACAATGGTCGATGGTGGTTTGGGTAGTGATCGCCTATGGTCATTGTGGTGGTTGGCATGGTTGACAATGGTTTGGAAGTTGGTCAAAAATTAACAGAGTTGTATTCATCAATAATCTGAGTGGTGGTCGATGACTATTAGAGTGGTGATCAACAATGTTCTCAGTGTTGGTCAATGATAGTTGAAATTGTGGTTAGCTGTGGTAGTGGATGATTATAAAAATTTCAAGaacataaaaataatcatattctaataaattaaaatgaactttatttatttaaattgattttttttattaatttgtagtttactttaatctaaaattataatagttttaatttaaatttagttgATGCTATGTGTAAGTGAAAAttatatgttaatttagatttaaatttaatcatacaacatgtttttgtgattttgagttttagaagaaaactgatttttttttttaaaaaaaggaaaagtttAGTGAAAAATCAAATgcataattgaaatttaagttcCTCTGATATTATCAATTTACGAAATTGGTTctcttattttgaaaaaaatgataactatgattatttgaactaaaaaaaattggttcCCTTCCtcatttttaaactaaaaaaatgataatttgatatattttaaatgacgtaaaatataattatatgatctagatgcattaattattcatatgtaattaattaaattaaaaatataaaaatttaatgaaattgaaaattaagttttacaaagttttattataatttcatggacgttaatcattctacacATATgttacgttatttaaaatatctcacatcatattttttaattaaaaaaatattaaaactgtCAATTTTCAAATTAGagagactaattttataaataaataaaatagaagaattaaaactgaaattaaaccaaaatcaaatcaatttcattttagccaaaatttctcaaaaattaactttaaaaacaaaaaacagaaATGCACAACACCCCGAACAGACCGTTAGAATCACGCTGCATCCATCACTTGTTCTTCATGTTATATCACCAATTGATATCGGACAGTTAAATTAtatctaataaatataaataagtgtTAACAACTTCACTAATCGGAGATCAATGGTAACATCTTATTTAATTAGtacatataaattttaacaattaactGATTGGAGATCTAATGGTAAAATCACACCTAATtagtttaaatatgtcttttgaGTTTACTAATcgcaaattcaaaaataatattatacttaatatctatatataagTACTAACAATTCACTTTTGATTTCACTAATCGCAAATCCAACTGAATGTCTATATATAAGTCATAACAGATGACTAATGGGAGATCCAAATGCAAATTCATTCTTAAATAGCATACATAAGTTTTATAAATTCACTCATGGAGCTAATAGAATACATAAGTATCTCACATCTTCATCTTTTACGTTAGTGTGAGTTCTACGGTAGATCATTTTATGAGCGTTGTACTGCAAATTAATacttaaaaattatcaaaaattcaaataaagataatttaataagaGATAAGATAGTTTACCTGATTGATATCAATTCAATAcagaatatttatttatttttttttatttttcttgaaccAATATACcaacattttaattataaaaataaagataatcatTAACGTCTAATTCTAAAAGACTACGTCTATAAtcgtttaaattttaaatattttttaagtatagTATACGATGCACAATAGTCCTTAGATAGTAAAATTTGTTCCTATAATCTTTTATGTAAGAACGAAGAGCCAGAATTAGTTGATACTAAAAGTTAAACTTAgaatattaacatttttaacatttttataacctaaaaatttcataaaatagataaaaagaatataagatttttttctcCAATTGGGACTTCAATAACAACTCTCTCCTTGTTACATGCAAAAGTTGGTCCACCTCAAACTGATACatatttcatttgaaatatactattataattattttttttcttaaggcTTTTAAAACTTAAGTAAAGTCTTATAAGTAATTATTCAGTTAACATTTGAATTCGTTATTTTTTTTTCGTAAAGcttttaaaacttaaataaagTCTGATAAGTAATTATTCAATTAAGATTTGAATTCGTTTTTACAGTCAGTATGATAAACTACTCTACTAGATTGAAGAATAATAGAACtagaaaatcaacaaaattaaaagttattccTATGTCAATTTATCTTACAGCATGGTAATATTAAAAGAATTGACtataatgaaaaattaacaataaatagcTTCACTATTCAATTTACAAGCAATGTTATTCTCAAATTATCAACTATATTTAcaacaaaaacatatattttttcagCATCTATCTTGGTCTAATGATAGGTATATCTCCACTAACAAGGTCACTACCCAACAAATTAtctgaaataaaagaaatcttTGTATTAGATGATGAAGGTTGTGAGCTAAATGTTATTCCAGAATCACTTTTGTCATATTCATGTCCCTTGTTTGCATGGTACTCAGGCATCATAGACAGTATGTTTTCAAGTTCTCTAGCCACTTCTTCCATTTTAGGTCTTTCATCTGGTACATCTTTGCAACACTTTAAAGCCAATGTCAAAAACTTTTCTACACACTCAGAAGAGTAAAATCCCATTCGATTATCGACAATTGAGAATATTCCACCTGATTCGAATGCTAGTTTAACCTAAAAGAAATGTATTAAgcattataatatatatcttaataTTTAAGCAATGACTAAGGAACGttaatttttttagtgtaaCATTAATAAGATGCGCACAAATGTACAATGGAGacaataaaatttgaaagtGTGACCTTGTATGAACTATCCAAATCTCACACCACTAAAATTGAGCTAGTTTTGTTTACTAGCTCAATTTTAGCGACTTACTTTAATGTTAGAATGTATATTGAACTATATGTTATGTTGATTAAGCTGCATGTTATCTCCTAGGCATATATACCTGTCTAATAATATTTTCACCATGGAAGATTGGTGGTTTTCCAGTGACAACTTCAAGAAATACAACACCAAGACTATAAACATCACTCTTATCACTTAACTTGTGAGTTAAGAAATACTCTGGATCAAGGTAACCCTGCAtgtttaaaatagttaataaataaagaaaataagtcATTGATAGGGTGAAATCAAACTTAACcaatgtataaaaataatttccacACAACTAGTTAGGTATTTTGATTAAAACCTTACCGGGGTCCCTTTTACAACTGTAGATACATGAGCAGGCAAATTGCCTTCAACATCAGGAACTGGAGCTAGTCTTGAAAGTCCAAAATCAGCAACTTTTGCTATGAACTTTGAGTCTAATAATATGTTACTTGCCTTAACATCTCTGTGGAATATTGGAGGATCAGCCTCTGTGTGTAGATACACTAGACCTTTAGCTGACCCTAAAGCAATCTTCAATCTCATGCTAAAACTAAGAGGTTCTTTAGAATGTGCTGTCATAAAAGAAGATTATGTATAAAGTTTAAAGATATAACAGAAATTCATGATTTTTCTATATAGTAAAATACCATGATCATTTTATACTTCGATTTGTTAACTGAGGAATgagatattataatttattaatgtgaCACTAATAGTCATTTTATAAGTGTCTCTACTGATATTTGAACTTTGTTGTTATAAGTTACGAAGTCAAACTTTTATCAGTTAACTGATACCTACGACACATTTTGTATTCCAAATTGGAACAAGGAAgagtaagaaaaaaatatagaggCAATACAATATGTTGTTTCATTATACAGATGAAGGTAAAAAAGATCAAGACTATAAgtaaataaacaatataaaCTAGATGATATGAGCACAAGATGTACCAGAAATGTGATCCTTTAATGTTCCATTTGGCATATATTCATAAACCAACATCTGCAACCATAAAGCAACAAatcagataaaataaataaattagtcaTAGAagaatatgtttaatttttttttatccctgtgaccaaaagaaaataaagttcGGCCGAAGATTGTTCCAGTTAAAGTTCAAACTCAAGTACTCCCGACAATTCGATCTTCATTGAAGTTCTAGATTATGAAAATTTATGTCATAGTTAAATTAAACTTGTGGAAATAAAAAGTTCCAATATACAAATCAAGaactaaaaataacttcaattttactaaagataaaattttattgaatttacaTTTATGAACTTCTAAATCAAGAGTTACCTGTTCACCATCTTCATCACAGTATCCTATGAGAGACACAAGGTTGCGATGATGTAACCTTGATAGCAATTGTATTTCTGTAAGAAACTCCTTTTCACCTTGCAGTGAACCTTGTTGTGCACGTTTTATGGCAACAACAGTTCCATCAGGAAGATTACCTTTATAAACTTTTCCATAACCACCTTGTCCAACTTGTGCAGATTGGCTAAAGTTGTTTGTAGCTAAAGTCATTTCTTCATACTTGAATGATCTTACaccatcaatttttattgagaTCATAGAAGCtgtcaataaatataattaattcataccAATAAGATATGGTTAGCATCAAAAAGTTCTTAGTGTATATAATAATAGGCTAGTTCATGTCATAGTCATTATATCATACCAATATTAAAACATGAAATCATTATAATGTACTCACCTTTACGCCGTTTGGAAAATGTACGATAATCTTTCAAACGTATTCTCAATATAAGAATGGCAACAATTGCTGATAATGTAACTGAACAAGCAATTGCACCTAAGACAATTCCAGCCACTGCACCTTTGCTTATTCCTGAACTTGAAGAGGTCACACTCACTGCAGCAATAATAAGAAGTCAGTAATTTATTCACAAGAACTAGACAAACACTAAATCAATgtgaaaaaaaacattattatgttttataatacaaaaaattcaattaatactATTATAGAATTCAAGTCTCAGTAGTACTACTGAGACTTGAACTCCATACTGGAATATTGTTCAACTGCCTAACGAAAGTTCAACAACAATTTCGATGTTAATGATTCACAAATTTTTCAtaatagattataaattttttatgtgaCTTACCATCTTTGTAAGGATCAAGGAGAACAAAGTCTAAAAGCTCATAAGGTCCAAACAAGTCACTCTCATGAATGTCCCATTCTCTGAACAAGTCTCTTAGCCGAATAACCTCGCTTTCATTGAAAGTATGAGAGCTTGTATCATTAACATACACAGGAAAAAGCTTCAAATGCATTCGCAATCGACTATCTTCCCACGTAAAACTATTAATGAATAGCTGATTTCTATGTATGTCAAGACCATCTGTTAGGAAGCTTTCAAATACTTCCACATATGTATGGAAGTCCGAGAATCCGGGACTTTTTAACCGATAATAAACGAGTAATGGCACTGCACAGGAACACTCTATAGAGTATTCATATGGAGGAGGGCATGGTTGACTTGGACAGCTAACATTTGAGTTACCATTCATATCATTTTCACTTTCAGATCCACAGAATTGAATTAAGGTGTTGTTGTTATTTGAGCATAAAGGATTCCCCTCAAGCCTGAAAAATGGTAGTTTTTCAATTGATTGTGTTACAAGTTATCCATAAGAAAATGgaattaattaatgttaaagGAAATGATCAACAAGTTTTGATTTATATCATAAAGATAATAATCAtagtttattcttttttaagttCACTAGGGTATTCAGGATCGGAATCCATGGACTAATCCCTCGAAGTACAGAGATCCATTTAAGTTGGCTAATCTCTCGCAACAGATGTTTTTCCATATAGACTAGTCCAATTTTAATACTATAAACAGAAAATTAGTTTATAGGCATACATGAGTGTGACATTTGGAGGAAGATTTGTTGTACTTCCTGATATGTTTGTAAGTTGATTATTTTGCATGTCCCTGCAGGATCAAAACTCCATGCTGAGTaaatcaaaacaacaaaacTCATTCACATCAATGAGAAAAATTGTGCAATTATCGTTCTGCCACTTACAAGAGAAGTTTTTCTGTTCCATTTAAAGCCTTGTTCTGCCAAATGGAAGAGGGAACATTGCCATTCAGTGCATTGTTTGCAATTGACCTGTCATAAAAAAGTCattgatattaataaaattatagattAAGAATATATTGACTAAGAAATTCAATTGgatttataagtaaaataagGTGATCTCTAGTTAATGTTATTTGGTCTATATAGTATACAATACCACTTTATATAGAAGAACAAAAGATAACTTACAATTTCTGAAGACGTGGAAGGCCAGAAAAGTTAGATGGAATAGTTCCATTAAGCTTATTATTTGATAAATCACTGCACAAAATTCAAAAGTCAAAAAGTCAAATTGAATAAGTTCATGTTATCATATTCTGAAGAATTTCCTTGACTATTTAACATGAGAAGAAAATTTCCACATAGTTGAATGAAGACTAATGCATTAACATACTATTATAGCAATTAACATCCTTGTCTTACATGGTTGTGATATTTTCAGATAGCTTATTCGTAGGAATTGATTCATTCAACTGATTGAAACTGAGGTCACTGCAATACAAACAAACAATTGTGAATAGAAACATTTTATCATATAAGTGCTTATGTCTAACTTATTTCTATCACAAAAGATAAATTGAGTCAAACTATCATATAAGCTATAATTCGTTTTCATAAGCTCTCTCAAATCGTCTCACAGATGTTATAGGCTATGGCGTAGATAATGtcaaataagtcaattcaaGAAACTGCATTGAATTGAAATAAGATAACTGGACTTACAGATAACCAAGGTGTGGTATCCTGCTTAAATCAGGAATTGGTCCTGTCAAATTGCAGTTCCTAAGACTCCTGATTAACAAAGTAACCTTTAACATTATATAGATGGTAAACcttacattaaaataaatgttttttttctctaatttaaaTTCTTATGCACAAGAAATCACAAAGGTTTTATTATCTCAAATTTGGTACATCAAACcgaaacattaaaataaaagctCTAGCACCATGGTTCAATTCCTTATATTGGTAATGTATTTGCATCATAGAATGCacttacaattttaataattttgacatgTTGCCATAAGAATCTGGAATGCTATTTCCACCAAAGTTGTTGTTATCAAGTTGACTGCAagaacaagaaaataaaaaataatttaaaaatctatttgtaagcaaaatattttgatgaaatcaGTTAAGATTGTAAAAGCAACAAACATTTAAAAAGAGGATATAAATTAGCTCTACAATGTAAAAAAGTAGCATCTATCAAGCATTGGATCTTGCTCCTCTAAAGTGAGAAATTCAATTTAGAATGCAAAGTGAGTAATATCAATTTTGACTGCGATTCTCCACAATATCAAGGATCGCAACATAGCTGCAACCCTTACTGCGACCGCTATATAAAACTCTACACATAACATAAAAGAATAACAATCATACAGTAACTTTAGGCTTGGCATCTCAGCAAGCTCATCTGGGAGGTATCCTGATAAATTATTGTTGTCAAGAAGACTGCATGTCCAAAGATACATTTTGTCAACAAGATATagacatgaaaataaaatattaaataaaaaaacaaacaaatcaaaataattattttaatggaTGACATTTATATCACTTACAGGTGAATAAGGTTTCTTAAGCCAGAAAGCTGTGATGGAATTTGTCCACTAAGTGAATTATTGTTCATGTGACTGTTCCATCATATCAAAAGATTAAAGCattattttcatcattctttTAAAGCATATAAATTGTTAAAAACTGTATGAATAAATGTAAAGAACATTACAAGTGTTGTGCCTTTGTAAGGTTTGCAAAAGATAAAGGTATTGGTCCTGTAATATTGTTCTGATCAATTTGTATTCTGTTCAGAACTGGTAGATAGCCAAGCTCTTCTGGTAAAT
It contains:
- the LOC101497354 gene encoding probable LRR receptor-like serine/threonine-protein kinase At1g06840 — encoded protein: MMYFSKGCKCEIVLCFLFCFCFLLAIGQRTHPNEVDTLRIIRKSLIDINGNLSTWNHGDPCTSKWTGVMCSNSTLVDGFLHVQRLHLMNMSLSGTLAPEIGNLSHLKILDFMWNNISGSIPKEIGNIKTLKLLLLNGNQLIGHLPEELGYLPVLNRIQIDQNNITGPIPLSFANLTKAQHFHMNNNSLSGQIPSQLSGLRNLIHLLLDNNNLSGYLPDELAEMPSLKLLQLDNNNFGGNSIPDSYGNMSKLLKLSLRNCNLTGPIPDLSRIPHLGYLDLSFNQLNESIPTNKLSENITTIDLSNNKLNGTIPSNFSGLPRLQKLSIANNALNGNVPSSIWQNKALNGTEKLLLDMQNNQLTNISGSTTNLPPNVTLMLEGNPLCSNNNNTLIQFCGSESENDMNGNSNVSCPSQPCPPPYEYSIECSCAVPLLVYYRLKSPGFSDFHTYVEVFESFLTDGLDIHRNQLFINSFTWEDSRLRMHLKLFPVYVNDTSSHTFNESEVIRLRDLFREWDIHESDLFGPYELLDFVLLDPYKDVSVTSSSSGISKGAVAGIVLGAIACSVTLSAIVAILILRIRLKDYRTFSKRRKASMISIKIDGVRSFKYEEMTLATNNFSQSAQVGQGGYGKVYKGNLPDGTVVAIKRAQQGSLQGEKEFLTEIQLLSRLHHRNLVSLIGYCDEDGEQMLVYEYMPNGTLKDHISAHSKEPLSFSMRLKIALGSAKGLVYLHTEADPPIFHRDVKASNILLDSKFIAKVADFGLSRLAPVPDVEGNLPAHVSTVVKGTPGYLDPEYFLTHKLSDKSDVYSLGVVFLEVVTGKPPIFHGENIIRQVKLAFESGGIFSIVDNRMGFYSSECVEKFLTLALKCCKDVPDERPKMEEVARELENILSMMPEYHANKGHEYDKSDSGITFSSQPSSSNTKISFISDNLLGSDLVSGDIPIIRPR